A section of the Labrus mixtus chromosome 15, fLabMix1.1, whole genome shotgun sequence genome encodes:
- the phlda3 gene encoding pleckstrin homology-like domain family A member 3 — MSLPTKVMRDGLLEKRSSGLLQLWKKKRCVLTEEGLRLHNCKGSSGGADVPSSAWGSKAKELRFERMATVDCVEYKRGLVYFTVVMVTGKEVDFRCPQEGTAWNAEIALALVRYKNLQAVQTGRNRHLYSAHLGSTGEDEEL; from the coding sequence ATGTCTCTCCCGACCAAAGTGATGAGAGACGGGCTGCTGGAGAAGCGCAGCAGCGGGCTCCTCCAGCTGTGGAAGAAGAAGCGCTGCGTGCTCACAGAGGAAGGACTGCGTCTGCACAACTGCAAGGGCTCCAGCGGAGGGGCTGATGTTCCGAGCTCAGCGTGGGGCTCCAAAGCCAAGGAGCTCCGCTTTGAGCGCATGGCCACGGTCGACTGCGTGGAGTACAAGCGAGGGCTGGTGTACTTCACCGTGGTCATGGTAACAGGGAAGGAGGTTGACTTTCGGTGCCCGCAAGAAGGGACGGCGTGGAACGCGGAGATTGCTCTGGCACTGGTGCGCTACAAGAACCTGCAGGCCGTGCAGACAGGGAGAAACAGGCACCTGTACTCAGCACACCTGGGGAGCACTGGGGAGGACGAGGAACTGTGA
- the tnni1a gene encoding troponin I, slow skeletal muscle: MFSIQRKPKISASRKLMLKSLMVAKAKEELEQEILVKEEEKNKYLSERAPPLHISGHSLAQLQDLCKELHTKIDVVDEERYDIEAKVMLNTREIKDLNIKVLDLRGKFKRPSLRRVRVSADAILRSLLGSKHKVSMDLRANLKSVKKEDTEKKRPVEDSDWRKNVEAMSGMEGRKKMFDAAKGPAQ, from the exons ATGTTCTCCATCCAGAGGAAACCCAAGATCTCAGCCTCGAGGAAGCTGATGCTCAAG AGTCTCATGGTTGCAAAGGCCAAGGAGGAATTGGAACAGGAGATCCTggttaaagaggaggagaaaaataagTATCTGTCAGAGAGAGCTCCTCCGCTACACATCAGCGGCCACAGTCTTGCACAGCTACAG GACCTTTGCAAAGAGCTCCATACTAAGATAGATGTGGTTGATGAGGAGCGATATGACATCGAAGCTAAAGTCATGCTCAACACACGTGAG ATTAAAGACCTGAACATAAAGGTGTTGGACCTCAGGGGGAAATTCAAGAGGCCTAGTCTTCGGCGCGTTCGTGTGTCTGCTGACGCCATTCTTCGCTCGCTGCTGGGCTCAAAGCACAAAGTCTCCATGGACCTCCGGGCCAACCTCAAGTCTGTCAAGAAAGAGGACACTGAGAAG AAGAGGCCAGTAGAGGACAGTGACTGGAGGAAGAATGTGGAGGCCATGTCAGGGATGGAGGGAAGGAAGAAGATGTTCGATGCCGCTAAGGGTCCTGCCCAGTAG